DNA sequence from the Candidatus Baltobacteraceae bacterium genome:
CGTTCGTCTTCATCGGAAAGCAGTCCGATCGCGCTCTCCACGATCTCGACGCTGCCTCGATCGAGCAGAACGAAGCCCGTCCGTTCGATCAGTCCGGCGATTGGCCCGGCCGCGCGCGCGCGGCACAACAGCGCGAGGGCGTCCGCGTCGCGCCCCAAGCGCTCCAGAACTGCGGCGGCTTCGCACAGTACGGCCGCAAGGGCCTGCGGCGCGAGTTGCGATTCGAGAAATTCGCGAAAGAGATCGTGATAACGGTATTCGGTTTCGGAGACCGGACTCACGAAGGCAACCCTGCGGCGCACGTCGTTGAACGTTACGGGCGATTCGGCATGGGCCTCGACGATCGCGGTATCGACCGCCGTATAAACGCACGTAGCGAGCAAAAAGCGACGTTCCGCATCGCTTAGCCGCGCGAATACCTGCTCGGCGAGATAGGCGAAAATCATCTCGCGCGTGCTGGCGCGAGCCGCGCGCAGGTCGGAGACGCGGGTTGCGGTGCGCAAGGCGATCGAAAACGCGACGGGCCAGCCGCCGGTCAACCCGAGCAGCTCCTCGATCTCGCCCGCATCGTCGCTCGAATCGACGCCGTCGGCCGCCGCGAGTGCCTCGCCGAGGGTGAAGCACAGAACGGCCTCGGTGACGGGCATGTCCATTCGCTCGTAGCCGACCCAGGATGCGACGGGCAGCCCGGCATCGGAACGCGACGCGATGATCCAGCGAATCGGCCCGGCGGTTTGTTCTATCACCTGCCTCAAGAACGCCGTTACGTTCGGATCGATGGTCGCGTTGTGCGCGTCGTCGATGACGATCGTATGATTCAAAAACCGTACGTGTTCGTAAAACCAAGCCGCGAGTTCGCGCGCGGGGTCGGCAACGGCGACCGCTAGTTGCTGCGCGTTTGCAAACGACGCCGCGGCCGAGGGCGCGACCGGTGCGATCGTTTCGCTCAATCCGCGAACGAACGCCAGCAGGGAGTTTTCGTCGGGGCGCACGTTGTGGCGCACGAATCGAACGCGGCCGTTTTCCAGAAAATCGGTCAGAGCGACACTCTTCCCAAAGCCCGCCGGCCCGAGAATCATCGCCACCGGATAGTTGCAAGCACGTTCGATCGCAGCGTTGACGCGCGCTCGAAAGAGCGGTCTTCGAATGAATTTCATCGCGAATAGCCGCACCATGCGAACGGAGCGCAGGATTCTCCTTCACCCGCAAGAACGTCGATTTTTATGTGAAGTCCGCGGACCCCTCAGAGAGAGACGAACGAGGGCAAACGGCCGGACGAAGGAGGTGGTTATCGTAAGTAGTGAGAGTTTACATTCTAAACAGAACGTTACGATGATCGGAGGTGCCGACTCCTAACGGAGTGGCATCTCTCAACGAGACACCGTCGCCGGTCCCACGCGGACCGGCGATTTTTTTCGCTCTACAGGGGAACGTCGAAACGGCGCTAACCTTAATGAAGGTGGCCAAGCACGTCCTCATCACCGGCTTCGAGCCCTTCGGAGGCGGAAACGTCAACCCGAGCGAGCTCGTCGCGCGCAGTCTCGAAGGACGCCCCATTGCGGGGCGCCTTATTGTTACGTGCATTCTTCCGGTTGCGACCCGTAACGTGCGCGAGCGCTTGGAACGCGCGATGCTCGAGGAGCAGCCCGATATCGTCATCGCACTAGGCCAGGCCGGCGGCCGCAGCGCCGTGGCCCTGGAGCGCGTCGCCGTGAACGTTCTCGATTTCGATCGCCCCGACAACGCCGGCGAGACCCGCGAAAACGAGCCGATTCAGCGGGGCGGCCCCGACGCGCGTCTCTCGGGCCTGCCGTTCGATGCCATCGTCGGCGCCTGGAAAGAGCACGACGTGCCGGGCTACGTCTCCAATTCGGCGGGCACGTATATCTGCAATCAGGTTCTCTACGAAGTCCTCGGCCTCGCAGAAGCGGCATCGCCGCCGATCGCAGCCGGCTTCGTGCACCTCCCGTACCTGCCGGCCCAGGCGATCGCCGCGGGTCCGGACTCCAGCCCATCAATGTCTTTCGATCTGATGAAGCGCGCGATGGAGATATTGATCGAAACTGTCGTACCCTGGGTCGAGCATCGTACCTCCGAACGCAGCGGCGGCAGCCGCCCCGCCGGATCGAAGATGTGGATCCCACGCGGTGTAAAGGAAGTAGAACGCTGAGCGACCCACGTATCGCCGCCATCCCCGATATTCACGGTCACGCCAAGGGCGAACACAAGCCGTATGCCGAGGAGCGCCCGATCGCTTACTCGCCCCGCATGCTCTTTTTGTGGTTCTTCCACGCATGCCGCCGCGGCTCGCCGCGCTTCCTAATGGTGACCGACCACATCAACTATTTGACGTTCGAAGACCCCGGTGCCGTGAACACGGTCCGGCGCGCGCTCAAACTCGCCGAAGCCGGCGATTTGTACGGCGCTGCCGAGACCGCCGGCGTGGACGTCGCCCATGCGGCGACCGTCTCCGAGGGCTTGCGCAAAGGCATGCGCTTCTCGATCGGCGCGGAACTCGATAACGATCCGCGTGCCAGACCCGACGCGCAGAACATCGTCGATGCGATGCGCCCCGACGGCATGATTCGCTCGGTGCATTTTTTGACGATCGACCATCCGGAAAAGGGCGCCGACTTCGCGTGGCCGTTCGACAACGCGGAGTTTCGCGAACTCTACGACGTCGTCGGCACGGAGAAGACGTGGGACCTCTACATGGCAAAGTTGATCGACGATATCGAGAAGCTGCCCGGCCACATCGTCGGGCATTTCTACGTACCCGCGAACTTCGGCCATTGGTCGAAGAACATCGAAGCGCACGAAGACCGGCTGCTCGATGCGTGCGCGGCGCGCGGCATGGCCGTTGAGGTCAACACTCGCTATCTCTATCGCGATAATCCCGACGATCTCAAAGGCCAGATGCGCGCCGCGTATCTTCGCCTGATGAGAAAAGCCAAAGAAAAAAATGTCGGCGTGGCGATCGGCTCGGACGCGCACAGCCCCAAAGATCAAGGTAATGGGTTCGACGAGGTCCTGCGCATGCTCGACCAGGCCGGAATCAACGAAATCGTTTTTCCGGTCGGCGGCCGGCTCGCGCGCGTTGCCCTGCGCGCCACCAAAGAACTGATCGAAAAAGCCAAACCCGTTGCGGAGACGCCGTTACCGGGCAGCAGCATCAGCGGATTCGGCCGCGCGGAACTCGGCTTGCCCGAGCGCAACGAAGCCGAAGAGCGCGAAGCCGCCAAGACGGCATCGGCGACCGCGCGCAAACGCGCGAGCGCGGCAACGCGCGAAGCGAAAAAACCGGCTCGCGACGCGGCTGCAAAGTTACTGAAACCGGCCAAGAAATCCAAAGTCAAGGAACCCGCCGCACTCGCAGCGAGCGCGCCGGCCGCAAAAGCGGTGAAATCCGCCAAGGAACCCGCCAAGGCCAAGCCGACCGTGAAGCCCGCGGCACCGATCAAAAAGCCGGCCGCCGTCAAAGCCGCGGCCGTCAAGAAGGCCGCGCCGGCGAAAAAAGCGCCGCCGAAAGCCGTGAAAAAAGCCGTGCCCGTCAAAAAGGCCGCGGTAGCCAAAAAAGCTGCGCCCGCCAAAAAGACGCCCGCGAAGAAAGCCGCACCGGTAAAAAAAGCGGCTCCGCTCAAAAAAGCCAGCCCCGCGAAAAAGGCGCCGCCCAAGAAATCCGCTCCCGCGAAAAAGGCGGTTGCGGTAAAGAAAGCGCCGCCCAAGAAGCCGGCCGCCAAACACGTTGCGGCCAAAAAATCCGCGCCGGCAAAAAAAGCCGCCCCCGCAAAAAAATCGCCCGCGAAGGCCGCCAAGTCCAAACCGGTTTCGAAACACGTGTCCACCAA
Encoded proteins:
- the pcp gene encoding pyroglutamyl-peptidase I → MAKHVLITGFEPFGGGNVNPSELVARSLEGRPIAGRLIVTCILPVATRNVRERLERAMLEEQPDIVIALGQAGGRSAVALERVAVNVLDFDRPDNAGETRENEPIQRGGPDARLSGLPFDAIVGAWKEHDVPGYVSNSAGTYICNQVLYEVLGLAEAASPPIAAGFVHLPYLPAQAIAAGPDSSPSMSFDLMKRAMEILIETVVPWVEHRTSERSGGSRPAGSKMWIPRGVKEVER